One Saccharopolyspora erythraea NRRL 2338 genomic region harbors:
- a CDS encoding FAD-dependent monooxygenase, whose product MDGGSDGLNIAVVGAGIAGLATAAALERAGLRCTVYERSQRLAAVGAGIQISPNASRLLHRVGLAERLESVAVRPEALELRRWDDGRLLGRTVLGDRCEELFGAPYYTLHRADLHSALLETVRSDVRLGYTCEGVEELERHALLRFSEKRTETADVVVGADGIKSTVRNALLTDRPRFSGQVVYRGLVPTEAVLDPHDSVPKVTVWLGPAQHCVFYPVSGGRLVNFVATVPSEDPWQEESWMATGRVEDLRRAYTCWHRQVRQLFAEANAVTRWALHDRDLYPTWSTARLAVVGDAAHPMLPFIAQGSNQAVEDAFALAASLGSCGGQIDAALERYQVVRVPRVAKIHRESRSSTSNFHLDDGPAQQDRDVTLRDVHELHNRSWLFGHDVESSFES is encoded by the coding sequence ATGGACGGCGGAAGCGACGGGTTGAACATCGCGGTGGTAGGCGCGGGTATCGCCGGCTTGGCCACTGCCGCGGCACTTGAACGTGCTGGACTGCGGTGTACTGTGTACGAGCGATCGCAGCGGCTGGCTGCAGTGGGCGCGGGTATCCAAATTTCCCCCAACGCAAGCCGTCTGTTGCACAGAGTGGGACTTGCTGAGCGCCTCGAGTCCGTCGCGGTGCGTCCGGAAGCGCTGGAGCTGCGGAGATGGGACGACGGCCGATTGCTCGGGCGAACGGTTCTGGGTGATCGCTGCGAAGAGCTCTTCGGCGCGCCGTACTACACGTTGCACCGCGCGGACCTACACTCCGCTCTTCTGGAGACGGTCAGGTCGGACGTCCGTCTCGGGTACACCTGTGAGGGAGTAGAAGAACTCGAACGCCATGCGCTTCTACGATTCTCGGAAAAGCGTACCGAGACGGCGGACGTCGTAGTCGGGGCCGATGGCATCAAGTCGACTGTCCGGAATGCGCTGCTCACTGATCGCCCTCGTTTCTCTGGACAGGTGGTGTATCGAGGTTTGGTGCCGACGGAGGCCGTTCTGGATCCTCATGATTCGGTTCCCAAAGTCACGGTGTGGCTCGGTCCGGCGCAGCATTGCGTCTTCTATCCTGTCTCAGGTGGCCGCCTGGTCAACTTCGTCGCCACCGTTCCGAGTGAGGACCCCTGGCAGGAGGAATCCTGGATGGCCACCGGCCGCGTTGAGGACCTGCGCCGGGCTTACACCTGCTGGCACCGCCAAGTGCGCCAACTCTTCGCGGAGGCCAATGCTGTGACCCGGTGGGCGCTGCACGACCGGGATCTTTACCCCACCTGGAGTACGGCAAGGCTGGCCGTCGTTGGGGATGCTGCACATCCGATGCTGCCCTTCATCGCTCAAGGTTCGAACCAGGCTGTTGAGGACGCGTTCGCCTTGGCCGCGTCACTCGGAAGCTGTGGTGGTCAGATCGATGCTGCGCTGGAGCGTTACCAGGTGGTGCGAGTTCCCAGGGTTGCTAAGATCCACCGCGAATCGCGCTCTAGTACCAGTAATTTCCACCTGGACGACGGGCCAGCGCAGCAGGACCGGGATGTCACCTTGCGCGACGTACATGAGCTGCACAACCGGTCGTGGCTGTTCGGTCATGATGTCGAATCATCGTTTGAATCGTGA
- a CDS encoding arabinosyltransferase domain-containing protein: MGTLLALAVPFLPVDHQVTTLKWPTAQGTKPVSAPLVTYSPLRLDLVVPCAVVRGLDARHAGPAVVLSTNPPPSEYGKITGLILQVQDGRLVLTSRGQQLASTALVGDDCVVKVHSDGFGTVASVSGHPIARVNDDVRPQMTGIYSDLDARIDDVRGVSFEAQVDDRYQSTATPIKIVVIVLAVVAFLSSVLALRAFDSRVARRPRRFAPSGWWKPTPRDVAVVGVLVVWWLIGAMTADDGYFLTMARVRADLGYVSDFYRWFEVAVAPMGWFVDVYSWWVQISTATPWVRLPALVMGLASWFLISREVLPRLGQRVRRSTSAGWAAAAVFLAFWLPYNNGLRPEPVVVVFSLLALCAVERAVATSRLVPAALGLVGAALAVAANPHGMVAAMAFVAAVKPLLHLVRQRAREFGWLPVLAPLAASGFVILVLAFSDQTWQSVMDATRSRKEIGPDQTWYEEIHRYSLLFSPIPDGSLTRRFPVLLVMLCLITCLVVLLRRGQIRGAALGPSRRLLGVTALSFVALALTPTKHTHHFGIFAAVGGALAALTALAASSTVLRSRRNRAVFFAGLMVILAFAATGTNAWWYVSGWGVPWFDKRPSIEGYNASTFLLIIAAIALIVAFVEHLRIDEHNPKVVDQSLEERSRALRLGTAPLSVICALLIIGEVASFAKVFQEQWGTYSLGQDNIKQLAGNSCGLPDYVYVETNPLSGVLRVSPDQPVNATPGTRVRKPNEAEESPDAYLRAKMDGFGRDGCRQVTEPIPVNRTGHRQTSSAESERLSGEATSRLRPAPVSCAPSGTTCRNERSTGTFR, translated from the coding sequence TTGGGAACGCTGCTGGCACTAGCGGTGCCGTTTCTACCGGTCGACCACCAGGTCACCACGCTCAAGTGGCCGACGGCGCAGGGGACGAAGCCGGTATCGGCGCCGCTGGTCACCTATTCGCCGCTGCGCCTTGACCTCGTCGTGCCGTGCGCGGTCGTACGCGGTCTTGATGCTCGCCATGCCGGCCCCGCGGTTGTCCTGAGCACGAACCCACCGCCATCGGAGTACGGCAAGATCACTGGGCTGATATTGCAGGTCCAGGACGGGCGCCTTGTGCTGACCAGTCGTGGTCAGCAGCTAGCCAGCACTGCACTCGTCGGGGATGACTGCGTCGTCAAGGTGCACTCCGACGGGTTCGGCACCGTGGCGAGTGTGAGCGGGCATCCGATCGCACGAGTGAACGATGACGTCCGGCCACAAATGACTGGCATCTACTCCGACCTGGACGCCCGGATTGACGATGTCCGCGGCGTGTCGTTCGAAGCTCAGGTAGATGACCGCTATCAGAGCACGGCGACGCCGATCAAGATCGTGGTGATCGTACTGGCGGTGGTCGCGTTCCTCTCTTCGGTCCTTGCGTTGCGCGCGTTCGATTCACGTGTTGCACGGCGTCCGCGCAGGTTCGCGCCCTCTGGCTGGTGGAAACCCACACCTCGAGACGTCGCGGTGGTGGGTGTGCTGGTCGTCTGGTGGCTGATTGGCGCCATGACGGCTGATGACGGCTATTTCCTGACCATGGCGCGCGTCCGCGCCGATCTGGGCTACGTCAGTGACTTCTACCGCTGGTTCGAGGTTGCAGTGGCTCCGATGGGCTGGTTCGTCGATGTGTACTCGTGGTGGGTGCAGATCTCGACCGCCACGCCGTGGGTGCGCCTGCCTGCTTTGGTGATGGGCCTCGCAAGCTGGTTCCTGATCAGTCGCGAGGTGCTTCCCCGGCTGGGACAGCGAGTTCGGCGTAGCACCTCGGCCGGGTGGGCCGCTGCCGCAGTGTTCCTGGCTTTCTGGCTCCCGTACAACAACGGGCTGCGGCCGGAGCCCGTAGTGGTCGTGTTCTCGTTGCTGGCCTTGTGTGCTGTGGAACGCGCGGTTGCCACAAGCCGCCTGGTTCCGGCGGCTCTGGGGCTCGTTGGCGCTGCTTTGGCAGTGGCCGCGAACCCGCACGGCATGGTGGCCGCAATGGCGTTCGTAGCTGCGGTCAAACCGCTTTTGCATCTGGTACGGCAGCGGGCACGGGAGTTCGGCTGGTTGCCGGTACTGGCCCCGTTGGCGGCGTCGGGCTTCGTGATCCTGGTTCTCGCTTTCTCCGACCAGACCTGGCAGTCGGTCATGGACGCGACCAGGTCGCGAAAGGAAATCGGTCCGGACCAGACCTGGTACGAGGAGATACACCGCTACAGCCTGTTGTTCAGCCCGATCCCGGATGGGTCGCTGACCCGTCGCTTTCCGGTGCTGTTGGTGATGCTGTGCCTGATCACGTGTTTGGTGGTCTTGCTGCGCCGCGGCCAGATCCGGGGAGCGGCGCTGGGACCGAGCCGTCGGCTGCTCGGTGTCACTGCGCTGTCCTTCGTCGCTCTCGCGCTCACTCCAACCAAGCACACTCATCACTTCGGTATCTTCGCTGCCGTTGGTGGAGCGCTGGCCGCGCTGACCGCACTGGCGGCGAGCAGTACGGTGCTCCGTTCGCGGCGTAATCGAGCGGTCTTCTTCGCAGGGTTGATGGTGATCCTGGCGTTCGCGGCGACTGGTACGAACGCATGGTGGTACGTGTCAGGCTGGGGAGTGCCGTGGTTCGACAAACGGCCTTCGATCGAGGGGTATAACGCAAGTACCTTCCTGCTGATCATCGCCGCGATCGCGCTGATCGTGGCATTCGTCGAGCATCTCCGCATCGATGAGCACAACCCAAAGGTCGTCGATCAAAGTCTTGAGGAACGCAGCCGCGCGTTGCGTCTCGGTACCGCACCCCTGTCGGTGATCTGCGCTTTGCTCATCATCGGAGAGGTGGCTAGTTTCGCGAAGGTCTTCCAGGAACAGTGGGGCACGTACAGCCTCGGTCAGGACAACATCAAGCAACTTGCGGGCAACAGCTGCGGCCTCCCCGACTACGTTTATGTCGAGACCAACCCGCTTTCTGGTGTGCTGCGGGTGTCCCCGGACCAACCGGTTAACGCCACGCCTGGAACGAGGGTGCGCAAGCCGAATGAGGCGGAGGAAAGCCCAGACGCCTACCTGCGCGCAAAGATGGACGGCTTCGGGCGCGACGGCTGCCGCCAGGTAACGGAGCCAATCCCGGTGAACCGGACTGGTCACCGCCAAACCAGTTCGGCGGAGAGCGAGCGCCTGTCTGGGGAAGCTACGAGCCGACTGAGACCGGCACCGGTGAGTTGCGCACCGAGTGGTACGACCTGCCGGAACGAGCGCTCAACGGGGACGTTCCGGTAG
- a CDS encoding IS5 family transposase, translated as MARPRPWEVSDELWALIEPLLPRHERRFRYPGRRRIDDRKTLQGILFVLYTGIQWEFLPQELGFGSGSTCWRRLAEWQQAGVWEQLQRVLLDRLRAADQLDFSRAVVDSSQIQAKRGRGCPKVGPSPVDRGRPGSKHHVITDACGTPLRVVLTGSNRNDVTQLVPLVEEIPPVRGRPGRPRRKPRRLYADRAYDHDVYRDKLRARGITPRIARRGDDHGSGLGKLRWVVEAAIAWLHGPRRLRIRWETRDDIHDGFLQLTHCMILAAKLPTHAI; from the coding sequence ATGGCTCGCCCGAGGCCGTGGGAGGTCAGCGACGAGTTGTGGGCGTTGATCGAGCCGTTGCTGCCCCGGCACGAGCGTCGGTTTCGGTATCCGGGTCGGCGTCGGATCGACGATCGCAAGACTCTGCAGGGCATCTTGTTCGTGCTCTACACCGGCATCCAGTGGGAGTTTCTGCCGCAGGAGTTGGGATTCGGCTCGGGGTCGACGTGCTGGCGGCGGTTGGCCGAGTGGCAGCAGGCCGGAGTATGGGAGCAGTTGCAGCGGGTGCTGCTGGATCGCCTGCGAGCGGCCGATCAGTTGGACTTCTCCCGAGCGGTCGTGGATTCCTCCCAGATCCAGGCCAAACGGGGACGTGGTTGCCCAAAAGTCGGTCCGAGTCCGGTTGACCGTGGTCGGCCGGGCTCGAAGCACCACGTCATCACCGATGCCTGTGGAACCCCGTTGCGGGTGGTGCTGACCGGCAGCAACCGCAACGATGTGACCCAGCTGGTGCCGCTGGTGGAGGAGATCCCACCGGTGCGCGGACGGCCGGGTCGGCCCCGCCGCAAACCCCGCCGCCTCTACGCAGACCGGGCCTACGACCACGACGTCTACCGAGACAAGCTGCGGGCCCGGGGCATCACACCCCGGATCGCTCGCCGAGGTGACGACCACGGTTCCGGCCTCGGCAAGCTGCGGTGGGTGGTCGAAGCCGCGATCGCCTGGCTGCACGGACCACGCCGCCTACGGATCCGCTGGGAAACCCGCGACGACATCCACGACGGCTTCCTCCAACTCACCCACTGCATGATCCTCGCCGCCAAGCTCCCCACACACGCAATCTGA
- a CDS encoding arabinosyltransferase C-terminal domain-containing protein: MRTEWYDLPERALNGDVPVVLTLAGWEAGANSVFIEFGRDTPDGFEVVQRYPVVQGPAAQWRDHRVSVGGPSEGATKMRLVAKDRALGSHGWLAVTAPRAPQLTKMTDIVGDTPTFVEWPAALVHPCARVTSSHNGIADMPRLRIAAGGEVRAIGQGWSSPDAGGAFGWLSVATSMREMPTYLKNDVNRDWGSLYAVDPYVPDALPAQVAMSVHTETHWGTWSPGGACQVGCVQDPIVDGVRTDGHA, translated from the coding sequence TTGCGCACCGAGTGGTACGACCTGCCGGAACGAGCGCTCAACGGGGACGTTCCGGTAGTTCTCACCCTCGCCGGTTGGGAAGCGGGTGCGAACTCGGTGTTCATCGAGTTCGGTCGGGATACGCCAGATGGTTTCGAGGTGGTGCAGCGTTACCCCGTCGTCCAGGGTCCGGCGGCGCAGTGGCGTGATCACCGCGTGTCCGTCGGAGGACCTTCGGAAGGCGCGACGAAGATGCGGCTGGTCGCCAAGGACAGGGCACTCGGAAGCCACGGCTGGCTCGCAGTTACCGCGCCTCGGGCGCCCCAACTTACGAAAATGACCGACATCGTCGGTGACACACCTACGTTCGTGGAGTGGCCAGCAGCTTTGGTGCATCCCTGCGCCCGGGTCACCAGTAGCCACAACGGAATTGCTGATATGCCCAGGCTCCGGATCGCGGCGGGCGGTGAGGTGCGTGCGATCGGACAGGGATGGTCCTCGCCCGATGCTGGCGGAGCCTTCGGTTGGTTGAGCGTGGCGACGAGCATGCGCGAAATGCCCACGTACTTGAAAAACGACGTCAACAGGGACTGGGGATCGCTCTACGCGGTGGACCCTTATGTCCCGGATGCGTTGCCTGCACAGGTGGCTATGAGCGTTCACACGGAAACGCATTGGGGAACGTGGTCGCCTGGGGGGGCGTGTCAGGTGGGTTGTGTACAAGATCCGATAGTTGATGGAGTACGCACCGATGGGCACGCGTGA
- a CDS encoding site-specific integrase, with translation MPKPRRLPSTRRGLPDSGLAEINEVAAATGNDPALDTLLLRLHTETACRRGGALALRPRDLDPQQCLVLLQEKGGTVRWQPVSPTLMRHLQDHAEHRGAAESGGQLLRYVNGEPITRRRYDYLWSRLGSHLPWVASQQISTHWLRHTTLTWVERHFGYAVARAFAGHTDSSSGDGGTTTTYIRAGLEEVAAAVAALTGEPHPLAARRSGGDE, from the coding sequence GTGCCCAAACCGCGCCGGTTGCCGTCCACCCGCCGTGGGTTGCCGGATTCCGGCCTGGCCGAAATCAACGAGGTGGCTGCGGCCACGGGCAATGATCCGGCGCTGGATACGTTGCTGCTGCGGCTGCACACCGAGACCGCCTGCCGCCGGGGTGGAGCGTTGGCGCTGCGTCCACGGGATCTCGATCCGCAGCAGTGTCTGGTGCTGTTGCAGGAGAAAGGCGGGACGGTGCGGTGGCAACCGGTGTCGCCGACCCTGATGCGGCATCTGCAGGACCACGCCGAGCATCGGGGTGCGGCCGAGTCGGGTGGGCAGTTGCTGCGGTACGTCAACGGGGAGCCGATCACCCGGCGCCGCTACGACTATCTGTGGAGCAGGCTGGGCTCGCATTTGCCGTGGGTGGCCTCGCAGCAGATCAGTACGCACTGGCTGCGCCACACCACCCTGACCTGGGTGGAGCGACATTTCGGTTATGCGGTTGCCCGGGCTTTCGCCGGGCACACCGACAGCAGTAGTGGGGACGGCGGTACCACGACGACCTACATTCGAGCCGGTCTCGAGGAGGTTGCTGCGGCGGTTGCGGCATTGACCGGCGAACCGCATCCCCTGGCGGCACGCCGCTCGGGAGGTGATGAGTAA
- a CDS encoding helix-turn-helix transcriptional regulator has protein sequence MRDELDGFGAECARPLWHYGQAELCLVTGRLAEAQQIADEGLDAAEDSANPLPQVLLRSLLVQVSIRRYELSLAGEHLSLAERAIAQSGQTMWPSLEWAKLFFAKIPESAGPAIDKLITVYSENPVLLLLLNDQYAAAPLLIRIADQIGMASKAEAVCAAVRYLASVNPRVSSMTGAAAHAQGVLRNDPELLVKAVEHYRSSARVLARAAAMEDAAVALSDSGDHHEAVNLLEEASAIYVDIGAQYDAVRVRKSSQRVGSRRSSRRGNRELGGWDSITDSELRVVQMVAQGLTNKQAAKRLFLSPYTVDSHLRHVFAKLGINSRVELARQVAARS, from the coding sequence ATGAGGGACGAGCTCGACGGGTTCGGCGCCGAATGCGCGCGGCCACTGTGGCACTACGGCCAAGCCGAGCTGTGTCTGGTCACCGGTCGGCTGGCTGAGGCACAGCAGATCGCAGATGAAGGTCTCGACGCCGCTGAGGACAGCGCGAACCCATTGCCACAGGTACTGCTCCGTTCGCTGCTGGTGCAGGTCTCGATAAGGCGGTACGAGCTGTCGTTGGCTGGCGAACACCTCTCGTTGGCGGAAAGGGCGATTGCTCAAAGCGGTCAGACCATGTGGCCAAGCTTGGAGTGGGCGAAACTTTTCTTCGCGAAGATACCGGAATCCGCAGGTCCCGCAATCGACAAACTCATCACCGTGTACTCGGAGAATCCTGTTCTTCTGCTGTTGTTGAACGATCAGTACGCGGCGGCGCCGCTGCTGATCCGGATCGCTGATCAGATCGGCATGGCATCCAAAGCCGAAGCCGTGTGCGCGGCGGTTCGTTATCTGGCCTCGGTGAATCCGCGGGTGTCCTCGATGACTGGAGCAGCTGCACATGCGCAGGGGGTGCTCCGAAATGATCCTGAGCTGCTGGTCAAGGCGGTGGAGCACTACCGCTCCAGCGCGCGAGTGCTGGCCAGGGCGGCGGCCATGGAGGACGCGGCGGTAGCGCTGTCCGACTCGGGTGACCACCACGAAGCCGTCAATCTGCTGGAAGAGGCTTCGGCGATCTATGTCGATATTGGTGCGCAGTACGACGCGGTACGTGTGAGGAAATCGTCCCAGCGGGTTGGGAGCAGGCGGTCGAGCCGTCGCGGTAACAGGGAGTTGGGTGGATGGGACAGCATAACTGACTCTGAGCTTCGAGTGGTGCAGATGGTTGCACAGGGCCTCACCAACAAGCAGGCCGCGAAACGACTCTTTCTCTCCCCGTACACGGTGGACAGCCACCTGCGGCATGTCTTCGCGAAGCTCGGCATCAACAGCCGGGTCGAGTTGGCTCGCCAGGTAGCGGCTCGTTCGTAG